Genomic DNA from Theropithecus gelada isolate Dixy chromosome 1, Tgel_1.0, whole genome shotgun sequence:
TCATTGATATAAGACACCCAGTCCAGAATCAGCTGCCCAGTTGGTAGGTGACTATAGCGCCATGGTACCCGTGGTGCTTGACATGGGAATCCAGTGCCTGACATGGGAATCCAGTTCTTCCCCAATTCCAAGTAGGGTGGGCTGGGAGCGTGGAAACAAAGCAATGCCACCTACAGCCCTCCACATTTACTTTTCTTACTGTTAATGTAATCACCCATGATGTAGCACAAACATGATTATGAATATAATCAAATGTGTGTCTGaacatgataaaaaataaaaattgtatatttaaactctatgcatggccgggcgcggtggctcacgcctgtaatcccagcactttgggaggccgaggcgggcggatcatgaggtcaggagattgagaccatcctggctaacacggtgaaaccccgtctctactaaaaatacaaaaaattagccgggtgtggtggtgcgcgcctgtagtccccgctactcggaggctgaggcaggagaatggcgtgaaccccggaggcggagcttgcagtgagccaagatcgcgccactgcactccagcctgggcgacaaagcgagactccgtctcaaaaaaaaaaaaaataaataaataaaaataaactctatgCATATACTTTATATTCATAGTGTTACTCATCTTACATAGTCATCTGCTCACAAATACAACATTATTACAAcaacattaataaatataatattaaaaggaAGATCACTTTTGAGAGCTCTGtccagcaaaataaataaataaataaataaataatcatacaGTATTATCTGCACACTCAAATTTGGATTCTTTATTGCTCTGCAGATTTCCAGAGTTCAGAGTTCAGAGAACAGTAGGAAAAGTAAATAAGTAATAATATTGTGTAGTTTAGAGAGTGAGTAATCAGTCTAAAACTTATgataggctgagcatggtggctcacgcctgtaatcccagcactttgggaggtcatggtgggtggatcacctaacctcaggagttcaagaacagcctgggcaacaaggcaaaacctcatctcaacaacaaaaaaaaaaatacaaaaaaaaaaaaaatagccaggcatggtggcatgtgcctgtggtcccagctactcgggaggctaaggtgggaggatcactttagcctaggaggtgaggttgcagtgagctgagatcacaccactgcactccagcctgggtgacagagtgagacctcatctcaaaacaaaaagaaatgtatgataaaataaaataaatttaatatcaaGATCCCTAAAACAACATAATAAACAGGTAAATTCTTACCTCTGAATGCCTGGGCACTAGATCCAATACATCCCTTTTGCTCACAGACCAGTGGAATGTGAGCCCAGGATTAGCATTGCTGAAGGAGAAAGGGGTCTGGGTACTGATAACTCCCATGACATAAATTGGCATCTGAAAATAAATAGTGGCATTGTGCTATACAACCTGCCCAGTTGCAATTATCAGAATAATGAACCCTGAACAGAGCCATCATACTGACCTTGGTAGCTGTGATGAGCCGAGTTGCAGCTGCAAGGATCCTAACAGCCCTTAGCTGAACAACTTCAATCTGTACTTCATCCTGCTCAACAGGGTGGAGAGCAAGCTTAGGCTAAGAGAGAGTTTCTGTGGGGTGGACAGAGATGCTTATGATAACTagtttgttactgtttttaacaTTCAGTAAAAAACCTtacccatgtttactgcagcactattcacaatagtcaatatttggaggcaacctaagtgtccatcaacaaacaaatggataaagaaaatgtggtacatatatacaacagAGAACtatcagtcataaaaagaatgagatcctgtcatttgcaacaacatggatggaactagagatcattatgtcaagtgaaataaaccaggcatagaaagacaaagacaaacttcacatgttctcacttatacatttgtgggagctaaaagttaaaacagttgaactcatggagataaagaatagaatgatgggctgtgcacagtggctcactcctgcaatcccagcactttgggaggctgggtggatcacttgaggttaggagttcaagaccagcctgaccaacatggtgaaacccatctctactgaaaatacaaaattagccgggtatggtggcacgtgcctgtagtctcagctacttgggaggctcaagcaggagaatcacttgaatcctggaggcggaggttgcagtgagccgagatcatgccattgcattccagcctgggcaacaagagcaaaactccgtctcaaaacaaacaaacaaaaaggtagaacaatggttgccagaggctgggaagggtagtgggtggGTAGGGGGGATATAGGGATgattaatgggcacaaaaatataGTCAGATAGAATGAAAAAGATCTAGTATTTATAGTATAACacggtgactacagtcaacaataacttATTGTTTATTTAAAGATAACTAAAAGACTATAATTGGATTGTCTGTAAcacagaaaggataaatgcttgaagtggtggataccccatttaccctgatgtagttaatatgcattgtatgcctgtatcaaaataactCATGttctgttgggaacaggcccccaaatctggccataaactggcccccaaaatggccataaacaaaatctctgtagcactgtgacatgttcatgatggccatgatgcccacgctaaaggttgtgggtttaccagaatgagagCAAGGAACATCTGGCCCACTCAGGGTGGAAAACTGCTTAAGGCATtcctaagccacaaacaatagcatgagcaatctatgccttaaggacatgttcctgctgcacaTAACTAGCCaaagcccatccctttgtttcccataaggaatgcttttagttaatctataatctatagaaacaatgcttatcactggcttgctgtcaataaatatgtgggtaaatctctgttcatggctctcagctctgaaggctgccagccccctgatttcccactccacactctatatttctttgtgtgtgtgtctttaattcctctagcgccactgggttagggtctccacaaCTGACCTGGTCTCGGCAAGTGGTGCCCATACATGGGGCTCCAATCCAGGTCAAAGGGTCACCAGAGTGATGGTTGGAGAACGTGGAACTAAGCTGGAGGACACCCGAGTACTCTTAAGCAATCCCCGTGGTGAGTAAGAAGGAGAGCTTggaagcatcagggtaacaatgggacaagaGTGGGCTCTGGTTCATTCCACCTTGCAAccttttcacactgatgataaGGAGGAAGGAAAGTATATCGAAATAACagaagaggtgacagagcaggtTTGTTTGCCAGTTAAAGCTAAAGTGGCAAAGGAGGaagaggttcatccctacccttctgcacccACTCCTTATTTTGAAGAAGAAGAGTGGCTtgaccctccagatctttcttttccggAGGACACTGGGCAAAAAGTAGTTGTCCCAGTGACTGTTCAAGCAGTGCTTCGAGCAACTGCTCtcagttctattcaggcaggaatccagcaagctagaagagagggtgatatagaggcttggcagttccctgttaggATACATcccccagatcaacagggaaatataaCTAtgtttgagccttttccttttaaaatacttaaagagTTTAAACAGGCTATCAATCAGTATGAACCAGATGTATGCCTAAagtgtaaaaaaggaaaacattgggctAATCAGTGTCACGGGAAACACCATGAGGGGCCTTTCCCCGACTCCATTCCAAACCCAGACATTTCCAGCTCAGGCCACtccctcacccctgtacaatgtctgtccccCACCACAGCCGGTAGTGCcgcagtagatttatgctgcacaaaagctgtgagccttctgcctggggaacccctGCAAAAAGTACCAacaggaggccgggcacggtggctcaagcctgtaatcccagcactttgggaggccgagacgggcggatcacgaggtcaggagatcgagaccatcctggcgaacacggtgaaaccccgtctctactaaaaaatacaaaaaactagccgggcgaggtggcgggcgcctgtggtcccagctacttgggaggctgaggcaggagaatggcataagcccgggaggtggagcttgcagtgagccgagatcacgccactgcactccagcctgggcgacagagcgagactctgtctcaaaaaaaaaaaaaaaaaaaaaaaagtaccaacaggagtctgtggacccttgccagcaGGGGCAATAAGATTACTTCTAGGTAGatctattttaaacttaaaaggaGTGCAAGTACATATAGGAatcattgattcagattacagtggggaaattcaaattgttatatctccttctgttccctggaaagcagagccaggagagtgtATAGCAGAGCTCCTGATTGTGCTGTATGTAGAAATGGGGAAAATTGAAAAACaagaggatttggaagcacaaataaacaaggcaaagcagcttactGGGTGAATCAAACTACTGATAAacatcctacctgtgaaataactattcagggaaagaaatttaaaggtttggtagatacaggagcggacatttcaatcatttctctacagcactggccatCCACGTGGCCAATTCAACCcactcaatttaacatagttggagttggtaaagcccctgaagtatattaaagtagttatattttgcattgtgaaggacccaatggacaacctgggactattcaaccaattataacttctgtacctataaatttatggagaagagatttattacaacaatggggagcacaagttctaattccagaacaattatatagccctcatagtcaacatatgatgcatgaaatggggtatgtccctggtatgggactagaaaaatatttgcaaggttTGAAGGAGCCGCTTCAAGTGGAAAGACAAAGTTCCTGCCAAGggtttaggatatcatttttgatggcagccattgttaagcctctaggacctatacctttaaaatggttaacagataagccaatttggataaAACAATGGCcgctaagtaaagagaaactggaggctttacaGGACttagttactgaacaattagaaaaaggaCACATTgctccaacattttccccttggaattctccagtctttgttattaagaaaaaaatctggtaAATGGAGAATGTTGACAGATCTCAGAGTCattaattcagttatacaacctatggTGGCATTACAGCCAGGACTGCCTTCTTCTGCTATGATTTCAAAAAACTGGgctttaatagtcatagatttaaaaaaagactgtttctttttttttctattaagattTTATTGTCATTAAAATTGGGATGCAAGGAttataaattcagaaaatataaaatgtacatgaatttcttatatttttaccTAACAGAGTGactgagaataaaataaacatgagttTTGTGAAATCATGGACTCTTTCAAAATCATGTCTAGTAGCATGGTCTCACTTGAATGATTTGTCAACAAGTGCCATCAGATGTTAGTGAAAATATTCTCACAATGGATTGAAATTTAAGCACTACACAAGCATAAACTTTCTTCTCACTTCAAATATGAAAACAGTACAGGTATAGAAATTTACTTATCCTGACAAGTAATAAACTCTGATATAAAAAATCTCTCACCTTCCCTAAAAGAGTAATGCCTTGTTCTCTAATTCAATTCCACAAAAGATTAGTTGAAAAGTGAACCTGATATTATCTTTTCTTGATGCCACTCAAAGTCTGATCACTTGAATATTAACTCAGATTCCATAATCTTAAAAGTAGCACTAACATACCAGCTTAAATGCCCAGAACAGGAATGGGTTATTCTTTTTGACTAGTATATCCTTCCTTTGCTTTGCCTGGTGAGCTCATCGTCTAGTTCAAAcattacttaacattttaaaaacctttacagAACTTGAACTCTTCAAAGGGTGGGGGAGGGTTTCCTCAAAGGAAAAATTGAGTTGTTTATCAAAGGGAGGAATAAAAGAAGCAGGTATTTGTCTCATTCATCTAGGCTTCTCCACTGTAACCTAGCATTGTATAAGGCACATGACAATTCCTCAGTGCTAAATGAGAGAATTAAATCAGATGGTTCTGGAGTTAGGACCCTTTCCGTGTCTTCAAActtgtcactttttttctttggttcccACTTACGTTTGACAAATAGACATGTATCTTTTTAAACAGTTATCTACCTTTTTTTCCAAGAGAGGAATTCTCCCATTTCAACCTAGTATCTCAGTATAACTGGATAACCTCATCCCACTCAGAAACAGGCCAGATTCCACTGGGTTGCGCATTGGGAGGAGAGCGCTTCCAGTCCCACGTCTTTACAGGAATCTTCCTGGTCTTACCATAGTTGGCTTCAATGTATTCGAGGGTTTTACAGGGCACATGGACCGTCATGTCTACAAACTCAGTCCAGCACAATGTAAACTTAGGAAACAGGTACTtgaattattttcctgttttggCCTGAGTGACTCCGTTCCGCATGTGATCAGTttcttcacagaagaaaaaaatgtcaagttTTACATCGTCTTTTCCCTGGAAGGATAGTTCCAAGCTGTCTTCTACCTTCCCAAATTTGTGTTTGAGCAGAAGTCCTGCATCCTGAAATGCTAAAATAATATCAGATTTGTAATCTTGTATAAAAATTCCTaggtcgccgggcgcggtggctcacgcctgtaatcccagcactttgggaggccgagacgggcggatcacgaggtcaggagatcgagaccatcctggctaacacggtgaaaccccatctctactaaaaaatacaaaaaactagccgggcgaggtggtgggcgcctgtagtcccagctactcgggaggctgaggcaggagaatggcatgaacctgggagacagagcttgcagtgagctgagatccggccactgcactccagcctgggcgacagagccagactccgtctcaaaaaaaaaaaaaaaaaaaattcctaggtgGACATCTTTGCTATAAGGAATAATGTTGCATTGTCGATACCATCCTAGACAAGTCCCACTGCTCAGCCAGAATGGTACTCCCAATTTGTTTAATGTTTTCGCTGCTAGTTGCAGTAATTCCTTTGCACTCTTCCGAAAGACCACGGCTTCCACAGTGTTATCATCAAGGTACTGCTAAAAGAATGCTCGAGCTTCTTTATATCTACACTCAATAAACCTACAGTGTGGTACTTCTTCTACAAAGCTCATTGGATTCTTTGGAATGAGAACTTCCAGTCCATCAACAGTAACTTGCTGTAACTCTGGCCTGTCAAAAGCTCCTGGATAAAGACCAAACTGTAACTTTCGGAAGGGAACAAATTTACTGTCAATGTGTTCTTTAAGTCTCAAGCAGCCATGCCAGAGGTGGTTGCCACTCGTCTCATGGAAGACTACCAAGCGGATCACATGAGTGGCCAATTTGCAGATATAGTGCAGGGGGATTTCCATTCCAGAAAGGGAGTCTATCCTGTCTAGCCGGGGATCTTTACTCTCAATCTTTAGGCACTGAAATCCCATATTCTCAGCTACCCGAAACCAGCCTTCCTCATTCCTCCATAGGTGAGACTGCAGTGCAAGTGCAGTAAAGTCTCTTGGAACACAGAAAAACCTGCATTGGGAAATGGAGCCATGAGACGTATTTTTGACTTGTTCAAAGTTTTTATTAATCAATTCCAATACCAAAGGATCAATAAGAAACACTGGTACATTTTGGTTGGATGTTagcataataaattttttaactgCACGCCACTGTGTGCCATCAAATCCAATTCGGCTTCCTTTGGATTTTGACAAACCAGCTCCATTCTTTGTTGATAAATAGTGCTTGTAGTAGTACAACTGAAACAGCAGAAATGCAGAACTTGTCAGCGTTAACAAGGCCAAAACCATGTTCTTATTGATTCTACTCATTAGTCTGTGGTGCTCACTTGTCTTTTGAAAGTATCTCAGTCGTTTTCATCTTTTTGGATTTGGAAAggaagataattttgttttctttgaaatccagttttttaaaaactaggttATGCAAGGATGTTGATGACTGTATATTAGTTTTTCCTCATTCAATGTGTTTCCTTTCAATCTTTCTTTCCATAGGTCCTCTCAAATGACACTTCTTCAGTGAGGTCTTCAATATTCTTCCAGGTTAGAAGTGCTCCCTCCACCTCTAACCTAGTTTTACCTTCCTGATGACACGCCCAGAAGTGTGGGAAGGGCTGGCCAAGTGAAAGTCTACCACGTGATGCTCATGGACTGACTGAGGAGTACCCAGCCTGGAGCGCGCTCAGCCTGTGGCCAGCCTCCCCACCAAGGGGTAGGCAGGTGCCCAGCTGGAGGATGCCCGGTAAGGGCACCTAAGCCACCAGCAGTACTTGTCTGAAGGCGCCCACCCATCCCGGGCTACCGAGCTGAGCCTGCCATACCTTACCTCActaaagactgtttctttactatcccctTAGCTGAGCAAGATTGTGaatggtttgcatttacaattcctgcagtaaacaacctgcagcctgctaagcgTTCTCATTGGAAAGTGTTGCCACAAGGCATGTTAAACAGTCCAGCAATTTGCCAGAGGTGTGTAGAGCAAGCAATTGAACCTACTCATAAAAAattttcacagtgttacattTTTCATTATGTGGACGATATATTTTGTGCTGCCCCCACTCGAGAAATATTACCCCAATGTCATGATCACTTGCAAAATTTGATTTCTCGCACCAGTTTAATTATAGCTCCTGACAAAATTCAGACTACTACTCCTTACTCCTACTTAgggaccttagtaaatgacactacACTAGTGCCACAGAAAGTAATAGGGATCaactgaaaacattaaatgactttcaaaaattactaggggaCATTAATTGGATACAACCTGCTCTAGGCATTCCTACCTTGCCTTGAGTAATCTATTTTCTATCCTTAGAGGAGATCCTAGTCTCACTAGCCCTGGACAATTAAcaaaagaggctgaggcacagttACAGCTGATTGAAAAGCAAGTCCATAAAGCTCAGATAAATAGAATAGATTCAGAGAAGACtctagatttgctaattttttcaatTCAGCATTCACCTACTGGTGGTGTTGTCCAAGGGCAGGACTTAGTAGAATGGCTTTTTCTTCCACACACTAAT
This window encodes:
- the LOC112636410 gene encoding LOW QUALITY PROTEIN: fukutin-like (The sequence of the model RefSeq protein was modified relative to this genomic sequence to represent the inferred CDS: substituted 2 bases at 2 genomic stop codons) — encoded protein: MSRINKNMVLALLTLTSSAFLLFQLYYYKHYLSTKNGAGLSKSKGSRIGFDGTQWRAVKKFIMLTSNQNVPVFLIDPLVLELINKNFEQVKNTSHGSISQCRFFCVPRDFTALALQSHLWRNEEGWFRVAENMGFQCLKIESKDPRLDRIDSLSGMEIPLHYICKLATHVIRLVVFHETSGNHLWHGCLRLKEHIDSKFVPFRKLQFGLYPGAFDRPELQQVTVDGLEVLIPKNPMSFVEEVPHCRFIECRYKEARAFFXQYLDDNTVEAVVFRKSAKELLQLAAKTLNKLGVPFWLSSGTCLGWYRQCNIIPYSKDVDLGIFIQDYKSDIILAFQDAGLLLKHKFGKVEDSLELSFQGKDDVKLDIFFFCEETDHMRNGVTQAKTGKXFKYLFPKFTLCWTEFVDMTVHVPCKTLEYIEANYGKTRKIPVKTWDWKRSPPNAQPSGIWPVSEWDEVIQLY